CGAGGCGACCGGGGCGTTCAGCAGCATCCTCTACGACATCGCCTTCGCCGCGAAGATGATCGCGCGCGAGGTGCGCCGCGCCGGGCTGAACGACATCCTGGGCCTGACCGGCGAGGTGAACGTGCAGGGCGAGGAGGTCCGGAAGCTGGACGAGTTCGCCAACGAAGTGATCTTCAAGGCGCTCGACCACACCGGCCACCTGTGCGGGATGGCCTCGGAGGAGGAGGAGGACTTCATCCCCATCCCGGACCGGTTCCCCACCGGGAAGTACTGCGTGCTGTACGACCCGCTCGACGGGTCCTCCAACATCGACGCCAACGTCTCCGTGGGCACCATCTTCTCCATCCACCGCAAGGTCTCCGACCACGAGCGCGGCTGCATGGAGGACTGCCTGCAGCCCGGGACGCGCCAGGTGGCGGCGGGGTACGTGGTCTACGGATCGTCCACCATGCTGGTGTACACCACCGGGAACGGCGTCCACGGCTTCACGCTGGAGCCCTCCATCGGCGAGTTCCTCCTCTCGCACCCCAACATGCGCATCCCCACGCCGGGCCAGCGCATCTACTCGGTCAACGAGGGGAACTACCCGGTGTGGTCCCCCGAGCAGCGCCGCCTGGTGGACCACTTCAAGAGGGCCGACGGCGAGGGCGGGAAGCCGTTCAGCTCGCGCTACATCGGCTCCCTGGTGGCCGACTTCCACCGCAACCTGCTGTACGGCGGGATCTTCATGTACCCCGCGGACGCCAAGTGCCCGCAGGGCAAGCTTCGCCTGCTGTACGAGGCCGCCCCGCTGGCGATGATCTGCGAGCAGGCGGGCGGGCGCGCCTCCGACGGCACCCGCCGCGTCATGGAGGTCCAGCCGACGGCGCTTCACGAGCGGACGCCGCTGTACATCGGCACCGCGGAGTTCGTGGAGACGGCGGAGCGCTACCTTGCCGGCGAGGGGATCGCCGCGGCGGTGGCCTGACGCCCGTGCCGGACCCGGAGCGCCGCCTCGTCGTGGACCGCTTCGAGGGCGACCTCGCGGTGGCCGCGGACGAAGCGGGGCGCTTCCTGGACCTCCCGGCCTGGCTCCTCCCGGCGGGGACCCGGGAGGGGGACGTGGTGACCGTCCGCAGGGAAGGAGAGGGCGAGGCGGCGCGGGTGGAGCTGCAGGTCGACCGCGCTGCCGCGGAGGCGGCGCGCGAGGAAGCCGCCGGCCTTCTCGCCCGCCTCCGGCGGGGCGGCCCGGCATAGGCTCCGGCCGCCGCGGAAGGGCCGCCTCCGCCCGGAGGCGTGGACCTTTCCGGCGCTCCGCTGTAGATTGTTTGTCGACCCCCCGCAGACGCCTGCCACCAGTCGAGTCTCACCGCATGCCCCCCACCTGCCCCCTCTGCCGCAATCCCATGATCGCCGCGGAGGACGAATCCGCCGGCCTCGACGGCGGGGCGCCGCGCCACGTCTGCCGCAGCCCGGGGTGCATCAGCAATGCGTTCGCCTCGAACGGTGCCACCTGGATCGGGGCTGGATCGGGGCCGCAGGCTCCCGCGCCGGAGGTGATCGGCAACTCCCGGTCGGAGCCGGCGCTCGGGGGCTCCACCTCCTGGCTGGGTGTCCCGTCGGAGCCCCCGCGGCTTGAGCGCACGCCGCGGCCCTCCTCCGGCGTAAGGGAGCGCCCGTCCTCCGGCCACGACTTCGAGGACGGCGTCTGCCTCAACTGCGGGCGCCTGGAGACGCTGGCCGGCCGCTACGGGTGGAGCTGCCCCGTACGGCTCCCCTGACGCCCGGACGGCACACCGGCTCCAGAACGGCAGCGGCCCCGGCG
The Longimicrobiaceae bacterium DNA segment above includes these coding regions:
- the fbp gene encoding class 1 fructose-bisphosphatase, which codes for MAKSVVTIERHIIEAERQFPEATGAFSSILYDIAFAAKMIAREVRRAGLNDILGLTGEVNVQGEEVRKLDEFANEVIFKALDHTGHLCGMASEEEEDFIPIPDRFPTGKYCVLYDPLDGSSNIDANVSVGTIFSIHRKVSDHERGCMEDCLQPGTRQVAAGYVVYGSSTMLVYTTGNGVHGFTLEPSIGEFLLSHPNMRIPTPGQRIYSVNEGNYPVWSPEQRRLVDHFKRADGEGGKPFSSRYIGSLVADFHRNLLYGGIFMYPADAKCPQGKLRLLYEAAPLAMICEQAGGRASDGTRRVMEVQPTALHERTPLYIGTAEFVETAERYLAGEGIAAAVA
- a CDS encoding DUF3006 domain-containing protein, which gives rise to MPDPERRLVVDRFEGDLAVAADEAGRFLDLPAWLLPAGTREGDVVTVRREGEGEAARVELQVDRAAAEAAREEAAGLLARLRRGGPA